CGTTTGTCGCTGCCATTACAAGATCTTGTAGCATTTCAATATCTTCTGGATCTACAACTTCTTCTTTAATATTAACCTCAATAATTTCTTTTTGGCCATTGACAACAACTGTTACCATACCACCACCAGCTGTACCTTCAATCTGCTTATCTGCTAATTCCTCTTGTGCTTTTTGCATATCCTTTTGCATTTTTTGCATTTGTTTCATCATTTTTTGCATATTTCCCATTCCACGCATAATTATCTACTCCTTTTTTTATATTTACCCTTTAATCTTGAATCTCCACTAGTTCATCTCCAAAAAGTCTTTTAGCCTCAGAAATAAGTGGATCATCAGTCTCTTCGGGTTGTTCTTGTTCATCTCGATGTTCACGAATGAAATTTTCGCGAATACTTTCCCACTGAGATTCAGGTATAGAAATTAAATCTACCTTTTGACCAATCAGAGACTGCAAAATTGTTTCTACATGATCTCGTACAGAGTTATTATTTTCTGCTACCATCTTACAGTGAATCTCATACTTAAATTTTAACACAAAAGCGTCGGAAGAAGAGGCAACAGGTTCACTATTTGCTAAAAGAGCTGCGTGAGAAGCCTTATTTTGCTTTCTCAACATATCAAGAACCTCAGCCCAGTTCTGTTTGACCTTCTCTAACTCTTTTTTAGTTGCCTTCTTAAGCACTTCATTAATACGCCCTGTTGGAGCTTT
The window above is part of the Priestia filamentosa genome. Proteins encoded here:
- a CDS encoding YbaB/EbfC family nucleoid-associated protein, whose translation is MRGMGNMQKMMKQMQKMQKDMQKAQEELADKQIEGTAGGGMVTVVVNGQKEIIEVNIKEEVVDPEDIEMLQDLVMAATNDALKKIEELTNETMGQFTKGLNIPGLM